TGCGCGGGGTCGGGGGCGATGCTCCCGACCAGGTCGACGAGCAGGCCGTCGTCGGGGGCGTCCGAGGCGATGTTGACGTGCGGGTAGTCGGTCCCCCACACGACGCGCTCCGGGGCGTACGCCACCAGGGAGGCGGCCAGCGAGACCGCGTCGGCGTAGGGCGGGCCCTGCCGGGAGATCCGGTCGACACCGCTGACCTTGACCCACACCTGCCCGCTGTCGAGCAGCGCGCGCAGGCTGCGCAGGGCGGGCCCGTCGCGCCCCTCGGCGAGGTCCACCCGGCCGATGTGGTCGATCACCGTCCTGCCGGGCAGGGTGCGGACGAGCCCCTCGAGGGCGGCGATCTCCTCACCCCGGACATGGAGCTGGACCGCCCAGTCGAGTCCGTCGACGCGTTCGAGCACGGTGTCGATCTCGGCGCGGGTGGGCGGAGTGCGCAGATGGGGCAGGAAGTTGAGCCGGAAGGCCCGCACGCCGGCCCGGTGCAGCTCCTCGACCTCGCCCCGCGCCGTCGCCTCGCCGATCAGGGCGACTCCGCGCAGCCTGCCGTCGCCGGAGCTCAGCGCGTCCAGCAGGACGGAGTGGTCGTGGCCGTGACAGGACGACTGGACGATCACCGCCCGGTCGAGCCCCAAGTGGGCGTGCAGGGAGCGGACTTGGTCCTTCGGGGCGTCCAGGGGCGTGAAGGTGCGATCCGGCGCGTAGGGGAAGACGTCGGCGGGACCGAGGACATGGCAGTGGGCGTCGCAGCTGTCCGGCGGAAGTACCAGGGACGGGATGCGCGGGGCGGGGTGCGGGGGCGGGCAACCGGGCGAGGGCG
The sequence above is a segment of the Streptomyces asoensis genome. Coding sequences within it:
- a CDS encoding amidohydrolase family protein, which translates into the protein MTEPAVHPTRWAPSPGCPPPHPAPRIPSLVLPPDSCDAHCHVLGPADVFPYAPDRTFTPLDAPKDQVRSLHAHLGLDRAVIVQSSCHGHDHSVLLDALSSGDGRLRGVALIGEATARGEVEELHRAGVRAFRLNFLPHLRTPPTRAEIDTVLERVDGLDWAVQLHVRGEEIAALEGLVRTLPGRTVIDHIGRVDLAEGRDGPALRSLRALLDSGQVWVKVSGVDRISRQGPPYADAVSLAASLVAYAPERVVWGTDYPHVNIASDAPDDGLLVDLVGSIAPDPAHLQRLMVDNPAELFDFPTAH